One Proteinivorax tanatarense DNA segment encodes these proteins:
- the truA gene encoding tRNA pseudouridine(38-40) synthase TruA: MHNTKLTVEYDGTNYNGFQIQSQTKNQTIQGHLERVINMLYGEKIKSIICSRTDKGVHAKGQVINFHHNKNKFNSFTLIKAMNANLPEDIRVIKVENAAPDFHSRYHAKRKKYSYLIDNSIAHRPLLKRYSHHIPHKLDVQAMQNGGDILLGTHDFTSFKGKKGLTKSPIRTLYNLSIEEKNQFIYFDVEGNGFLYNMVRIIVGTLVKVGRGQQPYQHIENILKKKDRDFAGPTAPAHGLILEKVYY, translated from the coding sequence ATGCATAACACAAAACTTACCGTTGAATATGACGGAACAAATTATAATGGTTTTCAAATACAATCACAAACAAAGAATCAAACCATACAAGGACACTTAGAAAGAGTTATAAATATGTTATATGGAGAAAAAATAAAAAGTATAATTTGCAGCAGAACAGATAAAGGAGTTCATGCAAAGGGGCAAGTAATAAACTTCCATCATAATAAAAACAAGTTTAACAGTTTTACTTTAATAAAGGCTATGAACGCAAACTTACCAGAAGATATAAGAGTAATAAAAGTAGAAAATGCGGCACCTGATTTTCATAGTAGATACCATGCTAAACGTAAAAAATACAGTTATTTAATCGACAACTCTATCGCCCACAGGCCTTTATTGAAAAGGTATTCTCATCATATTCCCCATAAATTGGACGTTCAAGCTATGCAAAACGGTGGAGATATTTTGTTAGGAACCCACGATTTTACATCTTTTAAAGGTAAAAAAGGTCTAACAAAATCGCCCATTCGTACGTTATATAACCTAAGCATCGAGGAAAAAAATCAGTTTATATATTTTGACGTAGAGGGCAACGGGTTTTTGTACAACATGGTTAGGATAATTGTGGGAACGTTGGTTAAAGTAGGTAGAGGACAGCAACCATATCAACATATTGAAAATATATTGAAAAAAAAAGACAGAGACTTTGCAGGGCCAACAGCGCCTGCCCATGGTCTGATACTTGAAAAAGTATACTATTAA
- the rplM gene encoding 50S ribosomal protein L13: MRTTFMAKANEVERKWYIVDAEGQTLGRLASEVATILRGKHKAIYTPHVDTGDFVIIINADKAVLTGKKLEQKIYYKHSQYPGGLKKTTASQMMDEKPERALYLAVKGMLPHNKLGSAMLKKLRVYRGQEHPHEAQMPVEWQLRGSRKGE; this comes from the coding sequence ATGCGTACAACCTTCATGGCAAAAGCTAACGAAGTTGAAAGAAAATGGTACATTGTAGACGCTGAAGGTCAAACCCTAGGTAGATTAGCTAGTGAAGTAGCTACTATCTTAAGGGGTAAACATAAAGCTATTTATACTCCCCATGTAGATACTGGAGATTTTGTAATTATTATCAATGCAGATAAAGCAGTTCTTACCGGGAAAAAGTTAGAGCAAAAAATTTATTACAAGCACTCTCAATATCCAGGTGGCCTTAAGAAAACCACAGCATCTCAAATGATGGATGAAAAACCAGAAAGAGCACTATACCTTGCTGTAAAAGGTATGTTGCCTCACAATAAACTGGGTAGTGCTATGCTTAAAAAACTACGTGTATACAGGGGTCAAGAACACCCCCACGAAGCCCAAATGCCAGTTGAGTGGCAATTACGTGGAAGTAGAAAGGGGGAATAG